One stretch of Brevibacillus laterosporus DNA includes these proteins:
- a CDS encoding 2-oxo acid dehydrogenase subunit E2 has protein sequence MATNVLMPQLGESVTEGTITKWLVNVGDVVNKYDPLAEVNTDKVTAEVPSTVSGRIKEIVVPEGETVSVGTLILYIEEEGAGSASNSTGSVEASLQESATSTAPQAPKATQTTPSSTDNVSMASASETQSGSKQRYSPAVMRLAQEHNIDLTRVIGTGSEGRITRKDVQKVIDHGGLLQATDTSKLMNSQLATTSQPSTMVAGSSQVSSAPVTQQSNSIRMASSSAPSQVFVAQGDQIIPVTPVRKTIASRMVQSKHESPHAWMMVEVDATNLVTFRNSVKDEFKKKEGVSLTFLPFFIKAVVEALKEFPMLNSSWAGDQIIVRKNVNISIAVASDDALFVPVIKDADQKSVYGIAKSIEDLASRARAGKLTMDDMSGGTFTVNNTGSFGSVLSQPIINAPQAAIMSVESIVKRPVVINDMIAVRSMVNLCLSLDHRVLDGLVCGRFLQSVKEKLEAIGPETKVY, from the coding sequence ATGGCAACGAATGTACTCATGCCACAATTGGGCGAGAGCGTTACAGAAGGTACCATTACTAAATGGCTTGTTAATGTGGGCGATGTGGTCAACAAGTATGATCCATTAGCTGAAGTAAATACAGATAAAGTAACAGCGGAAGTACCGTCCACTGTATCCGGACGAATTAAGGAGATTGTGGTTCCTGAAGGAGAAACGGTTAGTGTTGGTACGTTGATACTTTATATAGAAGAAGAGGGAGCGGGGAGTGCCAGCAACTCAACTGGTAGCGTGGAAGCTAGCTTGCAAGAGTCTGCAACATCAACAGCTCCACAAGCTCCAAAAGCTACCCAAACTACACCATCTTCTACAGATAATGTTTCTATGGCAAGTGCAAGTGAGACGCAATCCGGTAGTAAACAACGATATTCCCCTGCTGTGATGCGTCTTGCTCAGGAGCATAATATTGACCTAACCCGTGTCATAGGAACAGGCTCAGAAGGGCGTATTACGCGTAAAGATGTACAAAAGGTAATAGACCATGGTGGATTACTACAAGCAACCGATACGAGCAAGTTGATGAATAGTCAACTAGCTACTACTTCTCAACCTTCTACAATGGTAGCAGGTAGTTCACAAGTATCATCTGCGCCAGTAACTCAGCAGTCCAATAGCATCAGAATGGCGTCATCTTCTGCTCCAAGTCAAGTATTTGTAGCACAGGGGGATCAGATTATTCCTGTAACGCCTGTTCGTAAAACGATAGCATCTCGCATGGTGCAAAGTAAGCATGAATCACCGCACGCATGGATGATGGTTGAAGTGGATGCAACGAATCTAGTTACTTTCCGTAATAGCGTCAAGGATGAATTTAAGAAAAAAGAAGGCGTGTCCTTAACGTTCCTGCCATTCTTTATTAAAGCAGTGGTGGAGGCTTTAAAAGAGTTTCCTATGCTTAACTCATCGTGGGCTGGCGATCAAATCATTGTTCGTAAAAATGTGAACATCTCTATCGCGGTGGCGAGCGACGATGCTTTATTTGTACCAGTGATTAAAGATGCTGATCAAAAATCAGTGTATGGCATTGCAAAATCAATTGAAGATTTGGCCTCCCGAGCACGAGCAGGCAAATTAACTATGGACGATATGAGTGGCGGAACCTTTACGGTAAACAATACTGGTTCCTTTGGTTCCGTGTTATCTCAACCAATTATTAACGCACCTCAAGCGGCGATTATGAGCGTGGAATCCATCGTGAAACGTCCAGTGGTCATTAACGATATGATTGCTGTTCGCTCCATGGTTAACCTATGCTTATCCTTAGATCATCGCGTTTTGGATGGTCTGGTATGTGGACGATTCCTACAAAGTGTGAAAGAAAAACTGGAAGCAATTGGCCCAGAAACTAAGGTTTATTAA
- a CDS encoding methylmalonyl-CoA mutase: MSDHNFTQIYQDWQQRLNQRLEKIPERKQRFSTSSDLEVERLYLPKEVDQSYMDQIGLPGEYPYTRGVQPTMFRGRFWTMRQYAGFGSAEETNKRFRYLLEQGQTGLSVAFDLPTQIGYDSDDSMSVGEVGKVGVAIDTLEDMETLLQGIPLDKVSTSMTINAPASVLLAMYIVVAEKQGTPPHALSGTIQNDILKEYIARGTYIFPPQPSMRLITDIFSYCAEHVPKWNTISISGYHIREAGSSAVQEVAFTLADGRAYVEAALQAGLDIDLFAPQLSFFFNAHNHFFEEVAKFRAARRIWSNLMRNTYGAKQPKSWQFRVHTQTGGSTLTAQQPDNNIVRVTLQALAAVLGGTQSLHTNSRDEALALPTEDSARIALRTQQIIAHESGVTDTVDPLAGSYYVEALTDEIEEGVLAYMDKIEKMGGAVAAVEAGYMQREIHKQAYETQRNIESGEEVVVGMNRFTLEHETQPELLRVDPSIGKKQTERLRDLRNRRDHTLVDQTLARLKVAAEGTDNLMPHILDCVRVYATIGEICGVLRQVFGEYRAV; this comes from the coding sequence GTGTCTGATCATAATTTTACCCAAATCTATCAGGACTGGCAACAACGGTTGAACCAGCGGCTCGAAAAAATACCGGAACGTAAGCAAAGATTTTCCACTTCTTCTGATTTGGAAGTCGAGCGGCTTTATCTGCCAAAAGAAGTGGACCAATCATATATGGACCAAATCGGTCTTCCTGGGGAATATCCATATACCCGCGGCGTTCAACCTACTATGTTTCGAGGTCGCTTTTGGACGATGCGTCAGTATGCTGGGTTTGGGTCAGCAGAAGAGACAAATAAACGGTTTCGCTACCTGTTAGAACAGGGACAGACTGGACTTAGCGTAGCGTTTGACCTACCTACACAGATTGGCTATGACTCCGATGACTCCATGTCGGTGGGAGAAGTGGGCAAGGTTGGCGTTGCAATTGACACCTTGGAAGATATGGAGACGTTATTACAAGGCATTCCACTTGATAAAGTAAGTACCTCTATGACCATTAACGCACCAGCTTCCGTGCTATTAGCTATGTACATCGTTGTAGCAGAGAAACAAGGAACGCCACCGCATGCTTTAAGCGGTACGATTCAAAATGACATTTTAAAGGAGTACATCGCCAGAGGAACATATATTTTTCCACCGCAGCCATCTATGCGCCTAATTACAGACATTTTCTCTTACTGTGCGGAGCATGTGCCTAAATGGAACACCATTAGCATAAGCGGCTATCACATAAGAGAGGCAGGTTCCAGTGCAGTGCAAGAGGTAGCTTTTACATTGGCGGATGGAAGGGCTTATGTAGAGGCTGCACTTCAAGCGGGCCTTGATATTGATCTTTTTGCTCCACAATTATCTTTCTTTTTTAATGCACATAATCATTTCTTTGAAGAAGTCGCAAAATTTAGAGCTGCAAGAAGAATCTGGTCAAATCTAATGAGAAACACTTATGGTGCAAAACAACCAAAATCTTGGCAGTTCCGTGTTCATACACAAACAGGCGGATCCACATTAACCGCACAGCAACCAGATAATAATATCGTTCGGGTTACCTTGCAGGCATTGGCAGCTGTATTAGGTGGCACGCAGAGTTTGCATACCAATTCCCGCGACGAAGCACTTGCTTTACCAACAGAGGATTCTGCACGTATTGCCTTGCGCACCCAGCAGATTATAGCCCATGAAAGCGGTGTTACAGATACGGTTGATCCATTGGCAGGCTCGTACTACGTGGAAGCATTAACAGATGAAATCGAAGAAGGCGTTCTTGCTTATATGGACAAAATCGAGAAGATGGGTGGCGCTGTAGCCGCTGTTGAAGCAGGTTATATGCAGCGGGAGATACACAAGCAAGCCTATGAAACACAACGTAATATTGAGTCTGGCGAAGAAGTAGTAGTGGGGATGAATCGTTTTACTTTAGAGCATGAGACTCAACCGGAACTTTTACGAGTTGATCCGTCGATAGGGAAAAAACAGACAGAGCGGCTTAGAGACCTACGCAATCGTAGAGATCACACTTTAGTTGATCAAACGCTCGCTCGATTAAAGGTAGCAGCAGAAGGTACAGATAATTTGATGCCCCATATTCTCGACTGTGTGCGCGTATATGCCACGATTGGAGAAATCTGTGGCGTTTTGCGTCAGGTTTTTGGAGAGTATCGAGCGGTTTAA
- a CDS encoding alpha-ketoacid dehydrogenase subunit beta — protein sequence MAVISFIDAITMAMKEEMRRDPKVFLLGEDVGVRGGVFRASNGMIEEFGEQRVMDTPLAESAIVGVAIGAAAVGMRPIAEIQFADFILPAVNQIVSEAAKMRYRSNNDWNCPLTVRAPFGGGVHGALYHSQSLEAMFTNVPGLKVVVPSTPYDAKGLLKAAIRDEDPVLFFEHKRCYRLIKGEVPEEDYTVPIGKADVKREGEDITVISYGLTLHFALQAAEKLAQEGISAHILDLRTLYPLDKEAIIEAASKTGKVLIIHEDNKEGGVGGEVAAIIAEHCLFDLDAPIKRLCGPDVPAMPYSPPMEKFFMLSPEKVLEAMRELAHF from the coding sequence ATGGCAGTCATTTCTTTTATTGATGCAATTACCATGGCGATGAAGGAAGAAATGCGTCGCGATCCCAAAGTATTTCTGTTGGGAGAAGACGTAGGGGTACGCGGAGGTGTGTTCCGTGCGTCCAACGGGATGATTGAAGAGTTCGGGGAGCAACGTGTTATGGATACTCCTTTAGCTGAATCAGCTATCGTTGGTGTGGCGATCGGAGCAGCAGCGGTAGGCATGCGTCCTATTGCAGAAATACAATTTGCAGATTTCATATTGCCAGCGGTGAACCAAATTGTTTCCGAGGCAGCTAAAATGCGTTACCGTTCCAACAATGATTGGAATTGCCCACTGACTGTGCGAGCTCCATTTGGTGGAGGAGTTCATGGAGCTTTGTACCATTCTCAATCCTTAGAAGCAATGTTTACTAACGTTCCAGGGTTAAAGGTAGTAGTACCTTCTACCCCTTATGATGCAAAAGGATTATTAAAAGCAGCTATCCGTGACGAGGATCCAGTTCTGTTTTTTGAACATAAGCGTTGCTATCGCTTGATTAAAGGTGAAGTGCCTGAAGAGGATTACACAGTACCTATCGGCAAGGCTGATGTGAAGCGAGAAGGAGAAGATATTACTGTCATCTCTTATGGTCTTACCTTGCATTTTGCTTTGCAAGCGGCAGAAAAGCTAGCTCAAGAAGGTATTTCTGCTCATATCCTTGACCTGCGTACGCTTTATCCGCTTGACAAGGAAGCAATCATAGAAGCAGCATCCAAAACAGGTAAAGTGTTAATCATCCATGAAGACAACAAAGAAGGCGGAGTTGGTGGCGAAGTAGCTGCTATTATCGCAGAGCATTGCTTGTTTGATTTGGATGCGCCAATCAAGCGCCTTTGTGGACCGGATGTACCGGCAATGCCATACAGCCCGCCGATGGAGAAATTCTTTATGTTAAGTCCAGAAAAGGTATTGGAAGCAATGCGTGAACTAGCGCACTTCTAG
- a CDS encoding copper amine oxidase N-terminal domain-containing protein translates to MNKQLKRGAFLLLASTLAITPLVSVPQSTYAAKSLSVDAKDTKTDKTTTYTLEFEAEDDLKKGAKITVDFGTDFGLRDVDEDSIKVNGSTPQDVSVSKGKITIKIGKKIDDGDDVEIIIKDVVNPEDDDEYDITVDDGEGKAKDSIKIGKSSSSSKSGTEKNAFSVDLGSKYPDEKTSLEISRIDLNDKLDDSKYVEVTFPNSSMVPSKMSTSDVELNGYSPKDVTISGRTVKIKPSSKADGDSKLTIKFNKDAGIKNPSSGDSYKVEVDYKNTTYVSKEFEVKKGSSSVDGDYSVTLSDSNAGARTSLSMEVKLKDDLRSGDDIIVEFPTQDMVPGFIFSTSVTINGTLVRNVGVSGRTVTLSTPYNFSSTDRARIEFKNDAFIKVPTSAGNYDLAVKYRDTTYRSKSFTVATGGVTPTNPTNPTVPAIPVNNSTATVTLGKPNPNAITGMTVGIKALGVGLSTADYIEVVMPTSFRIPTTIPTTAVTVNGTYPSYVGTRGQNLVIYPAVNLPAGQAVSVSINENAKIQTPGASNIYNVGVYTSAEKNPLFIRQVTVGAQNGISFKIGTASFKTQGKTFPLAVAPYTLNGNTMVPATFVRDGLKVSTTYTKAAATVKHGNTTMTFKVGSNVVNINGKNYTMPAAVQLKNNVPMLPIRTITDNLRFNLSWDNASSSVMIFK, encoded by the coding sequence ATGAATAAACAACTAAAGAGAGGCGCATTCCTACTGCTAGCATCGACTCTAGCAATTACACCTTTGGTCTCTGTTCCACAGAGTACATATGCTGCGAAAAGTTTGTCTGTGGATGCAAAAGATACGAAAACAGACAAGACAACGACCTACACCCTTGAATTCGAAGCAGAAGACGATTTGAAAAAGGGGGCTAAAATCACTGTAGATTTTGGTACAGATTTTGGTTTAAGAGACGTTGATGAAGATTCGATCAAAGTGAATGGTAGTACACCACAAGATGTATCTGTTAGCAAGGGCAAAATTACTATTAAAATCGGTAAAAAAATTGATGATGGCGACGATGTAGAAATTATTATCAAAGATGTCGTTAATCCCGAAGATGACGATGAATACGACATTACTGTAGACGATGGCGAAGGAAAAGCAAAAGATTCGATTAAAATTGGAAAAAGCAGCTCTTCTTCTAAAAGCGGTACGGAGAAAAATGCATTCTCCGTTGACTTGGGAAGTAAATATCCAGATGAAAAAACATCCCTCGAAATTTCCCGAATCGATTTAAACGACAAGTTAGATGATTCTAAATATGTAGAAGTGACATTCCCTAACTCAAGCATGGTACCTAGCAAAATGAGCACAAGCGATGTTGAATTAAATGGATATTCACCAAAAGATGTTACGATCTCTGGTCGAACAGTTAAAATTAAGCCTAGTTCCAAAGCGGACGGAGATAGCAAGCTAACAATCAAATTCAACAAAGATGCTGGTATCAAAAATCCTTCTTCCGGTGACTCTTACAAAGTAGAAGTAGATTATAAAAATACGACCTATGTTTCTAAAGAGTTTGAAGTGAAAAAAGGATCTTCTTCTGTAGATGGTGATTACAGTGTAACTCTTTCTGACAGCAATGCAGGAGCGCGCACAAGTTTGTCCATGGAAGTGAAATTAAAGGATGATCTTAGAAGCGGCGATGATATCATAGTAGAATTCCCTACCCAAGATATGGTGCCTGGTTTCATTTTTAGCACTTCTGTCACAATCAACGGAACACTTGTGAGAAATGTTGGTGTATCTGGCCGTACAGTAACCTTGTCAACACCTTACAACTTCTCTAGTACAGATCGTGCGCGTATCGAATTCAAAAACGACGCGTTCATTAAAGTACCTACATCAGCAGGTAACTATGATCTGGCTGTAAAATATAGGGATACAACCTATCGTTCTAAATCGTTTACTGTAGCAACTGGAGGAGTAACACCAACGAATCCGACTAATCCAACGGTTCCTGCAATTCCTGTTAATAACAGCACAGCTACAGTAACACTAGGCAAGCCTAATCCTAACGCAATTACTGGTATGACTGTAGGCATTAAAGCACTAGGCGTTGGTCTTAGCACAGCAGATTATATTGAAGTTGTTATGCCAACATCTTTCCGTATACCTACAACTATACCTACAACAGCAGTGACTGTTAATGGCACATATCCAAGCTATGTTGGTACTCGTGGACAAAACTTGGTTATCTACCCAGCAGTTAACCTGCCAGCTGGTCAAGCGGTAAGCGTATCTATTAATGAAAATGCAAAAATCCAAACACCAGGTGCATCTAACATTTACAATGTAGGTGTTTATACATCAGCAGAAAAGAACCCATTGTTCATTCGTCAAGTAACGGTTGGTGCACAAAACGGGATCAGCTTCAAAATAGGAACAGCATCTTTTAAAACGCAAGGTAAAACATTCCCGTTGGCTGTAGCACCTTACACGTTGAATGGTAATACGATGGTACCTGCAACATTTGTGCGTGATGGTTTGAAAGTAAGCACAACATACACAAAAGCAGCTGCTACTGTAAAACATGGCAACACAACGATGACCTTCAAAGTAGGCTCAAACGTTGTCAACATCAATGGTAAGAACTACACAATGCCAGCTGCTGTACAATTGAAAAACAACGTACCAATGTTACCAATTCGTACAATCACTGACAACTTGCGCTTCAACTTATCATGGGATAATGCTTCTTCCAGCGTCATGATCTTTAAATAA
- the mce gene encoding methylmalonyl-CoA epimerase, with amino-acid sequence MKQKIRVLVAKPGLDGHDRGALVIAQSLRDAGMEVVYTGLRQTPAQIVHAAIQEDVDFIGLSCLSGAHNELFPEVIRLLREQQAEDIMVFGGGVIPQEDIPFLKEHGVAEIFTPGTPTQVAVDFVRSQARPKRDSWVETPKRIAHIGIAVQSIEAVLPFYTQQLGLQLKGREKVESEQVEVAFLQIGETNLELLEPLSPESPIATFITKRGEGIHHIALDVDDIQERLRQFKQHGVQLVHEQAKQGAHGAQIAFLHPKAANGVLFELCQYEQQKGELADE; translated from the coding sequence ATGAAACAGAAAATACGCGTATTAGTAGCAAAGCCAGGCTTGGATGGTCATGATCGAGGAGCGCTCGTGATTGCCCAATCCTTGCGGGATGCAGGGATGGAGGTCGTTTACACAGGCTTGCGACAGACTCCTGCACAAATTGTACATGCAGCGATTCAGGAGGATGTGGACTTTATTGGGTTATCTTGTTTATCTGGTGCTCATAATGAGTTATTTCCTGAAGTGATTCGCTTGCTACGGGAGCAACAGGCTGAAGATATCATGGTATTTGGCGGAGGAGTTATTCCGCAAGAGGATATTCCTTTTTTAAAAGAGCATGGGGTTGCTGAAATTTTTACACCAGGCACGCCAACTCAGGTAGCTGTAGATTTTGTTCGAAGTCAGGCAAGGCCTAAAAGGGATAGTTGGGTAGAGACTCCAAAGCGAATTGCTCATATAGGTATTGCAGTCCAATCAATTGAAGCGGTACTTCCCTTCTACACTCAACAATTAGGCTTACAGCTTAAGGGCAGAGAAAAAGTGGAGTCAGAACAGGTAGAGGTTGCATTTCTGCAAATCGGGGAAACCAATCTAGAACTATTAGAGCCACTCTCCCCAGAAAGCCCGATCGCTACCTTTATTACCAAACGAGGCGAGGGTATTCATCATATTGCTCTGGATGTTGATGATATACAAGAACGATTACGTCAGTTTAAACAACATGGTGTGCAGCTCGTTCATGAACAGGCTAAGCAAGGCGCACATGGAGCACAAATTGCCTTTTTACATCCAAAAGCAGCGAATGGCGTATTGTTCGAGCTATGTCAGTACGAACAGCAAAAGGGGGAACTGGCAGATGAATAA
- a CDS encoding thiamine pyrophosphate-dependent dehydrogenase E1 component subunit alpha encodes MTNNRHQAVGLTDEQVMEMYRFMLLSRRVDERLWLLNRAGKVPFVISCQGQEAAQVGAAFAFDKQKDYLCPYYRDFGAVMVFGQTARDTLLSAFAKAEDPNSGGRQMPGHFGGKKYRILTGSSPVTTQVPHAVGIALAGRMTGENHAVFTSFGEGSSNQGDFHEAANFAGVHKLPVIFFCENNKYAISVPLKKQLACESVADRAIGYGFPGVSVDGNDPIEVYRVMKEAVDRAKAGEGPTLVEAVTYRLVPHSSDDDDRVYRDRGEVDEAKKQDPIITFAQYLKEVGLLTDESESALSSEVQAIVDEATEYAEQASYPAPESTLTHVYGS; translated from the coding sequence ATGACAAACAATCGTCATCAGGCTGTGGGTTTAACCGATGAACAAGTGATGGAAATGTATCGTTTCATGCTCTTGTCGAGAAGAGTGGATGAGCGTTTATGGCTGTTAAACCGTGCTGGGAAAGTTCCATTCGTTATTTCCTGCCAAGGTCAAGAAGCCGCTCAGGTTGGGGCCGCTTTTGCTTTTGATAAACAGAAGGATTATTTATGCCCGTACTATCGTGATTTTGGAGCGGTTATGGTCTTTGGTCAAACAGCTCGTGACACGTTGCTGTCTGCTTTTGCAAAAGCTGAGGACCCAAACAGTGGTGGTCGTCAAATGCCAGGTCATTTTGGTGGCAAGAAGTATCGTATTCTAACAGGATCTAGTCCGGTTACCACACAAGTGCCACATGCTGTAGGAATTGCTTTGGCAGGTCGAATGACGGGTGAAAATCATGCCGTTTTCACTTCTTTTGGGGAAGGTTCTAGCAACCAAGGTGATTTCCATGAAGCAGCTAACTTTGCGGGTGTTCACAAATTGCCGGTTATTTTCTTCTGTGAAAACAATAAGTATGCCATTTCTGTACCATTGAAAAAGCAATTGGCTTGCGAAAGTGTGGCAGATCGGGCTATCGGTTATGGATTCCCTGGGGTTAGCGTAGATGGTAACGATCCTATTGAGGTTTATCGTGTGATGAAAGAAGCGGTTGATCGAGCAAAAGCTGGAGAAGGTCCTACTTTGGTGGAGGCTGTAACCTATCGTCTTGTGCCTCATTCAAGTGACGATGATGATCGCGTATACCGTGACCGTGGAGAAGTGGACGAAGCGAAAAAGCAAGATCCAATCATTACCTTTGCCCAGTATTTAAAAGAGGTAGGCCTCTTAACGGATGAGTCAGAGTCCGCTCTTTCTAGCGAAGTGCAGGCAATCGTGGATGAAGCAACGGAATACGCAGAACAAGCATCATATCCAGCGCCAGAATCTACATTGACGCACGTATACGGATCGTAA
- the lpdA gene encoding dihydrolipoyl dehydrogenase: MSQEFDLVVLGGGIGGYVAAIRATQLGMSVAIVEKDKMGGTCLHRGCIPSKALLRSAEVFATIKESEKYGVRTGSVELDFGLVQQRKRSITDQLHKGVEYLMNKGKIKIYQGFGRVMGPSIFSPQAGAVRIETADGEQEIIVPRFLLIATGSRPRLLPGLNIDGIHIMTSDEALEMEQLPASMIIVGGGVIGIEWASLLSDFGVDVTVIEYGDRILPTEDADISKELTRILKKRKVKIVTNAKVMSESAHTAEGQVSVQAEVNGGMQTFTAEKMLLSVGRQANVENLGIEATEINVEKGQIVVNATYQTAEPHIYAVGDVIGGIQLAHVAAHEGILAVEHMNNHLIEPLDPTKVSKCTYSRPEVASVGLSETEAKQQGYSVKTGKFSFKSLGKALVFGENDGFVKLVVDEKTNDVLGVHMIGPHVTEMISEGALARVLDATPWEIAHTIHPHPTLSEAFAEAALDVEGLAIHS; this comes from the coding sequence ATGTCCCAAGAATTTGATCTTGTCGTGCTTGGTGGAGGAATTGGCGGCTATGTGGCGGCGATCCGTGCCACACAATTAGGCATGTCGGTTGCCATCGTAGAAAAAGATAAAATGGGTGGAACGTGTCTGCACCGCGGATGCATACCTTCCAAAGCATTATTGCGTAGCGCCGAGGTTTTTGCCACGATCAAGGAAAGTGAGAAATACGGGGTACGTACGGGGAGTGTTGAGCTAGATTTTGGACTGGTCCAACAACGTAAACGCTCGATTACAGATCAGTTGCATAAAGGCGTAGAATACTTGATGAATAAAGGAAAAATCAAAATATATCAAGGATTTGGTCGTGTGATGGGACCAAGCATTTTTTCTCCGCAAGCGGGTGCTGTACGCATCGAGACAGCGGATGGTGAACAAGAAATTATCGTTCCTCGCTTTTTATTGATTGCGACTGGTTCTAGACCGCGATTGTTACCAGGCCTAAACATAGATGGGATACATATAATGACGAGTGACGAAGCGTTGGAAATGGAGCAATTACCAGCCTCCATGATCATCGTTGGCGGTGGTGTTATTGGTATCGAATGGGCTTCTTTGTTAAGTGATTTTGGTGTGGATGTGACCGTAATTGAGTACGGGGATCGCATTTTGCCAACTGAAGATGCTGATATCAGTAAGGAATTAACCCGCATACTTAAAAAACGGAAAGTAAAAATAGTGACAAATGCAAAAGTGATGTCTGAAAGTGCTCATACGGCAGAAGGTCAAGTAAGTGTACAAGCGGAAGTAAATGGGGGCATGCAAACCTTTACGGCTGAAAAAATGCTCTTGTCTGTCGGACGTCAAGCTAATGTAGAGAATCTAGGCATAGAAGCAACGGAGATTAATGTAGAGAAGGGTCAAATTGTCGTGAATGCTACTTATCAAACAGCTGAACCGCATATTTATGCAGTAGGAGATGTGATCGGTGGGATTCAATTGGCGCACGTAGCTGCTCACGAAGGCATTTTGGCAGTTGAACATATGAATAACCACTTAATTGAGCCGCTTGATCCGACGAAGGTCTCTAAATGCACCTACAGTCGTCCCGAAGTAGCAAGTGTGGGTCTAAGTGAGACAGAGGCTAAGCAACAAGGCTATAGTGTTAAAACAGGGAAATTTAGTTTTAAATCATTAGGAAAAGCATTGGTTTTTGGAGAAAACGATGGCTTTGTTAAACTGGTTGTCGATGAGAAAACCAATGATGTACTTGGTGTTCACATGATTGGACCGCATGTTACTGAAATGATTTCAGAAGGAGCGTTAGCGCGCGTACTTGATGCGACCCCTTGGGAGATCGCCCATACGATTCATCCGCATCCGACTTTGTCAGAAGCCTTTGCGGAAGCGGCTCTGGATGTTGAAGGTCTAGCTATTCATTCTTAA